A part of Perognathus longimembris pacificus isolate PPM17 chromosome 16, ASM2315922v1, whole genome shotgun sequence genomic DNA contains:
- the LOC125364507 gene encoding beta-defensin 106A-like yields MKTFLFHLAVLLLLAPAKNAFLDEKCLKLNGRCENYCYKNQELAGLCQTGLKCCMTVEPCGRGIYE; encoded by the exons atgaagacTTTCCTCTTCCACTTAGCTGTGCTCCTGCTTCTGGCCCC AGCCAAGAACGCCTTTTTAGATGAGAAGTGCCTTAAACTTAACGGAAGATGCGAGAATTATTGCTACAAAAACCAAGAGCTCGCAGGCCTCTGCCAGACAGGCCTGAAGTGCTGTATGACCGTGGAGCCCTGTGGGCGGGGCATCTATGAGTGA